In one window of Kitasatospora sp. MMS16-BH015 DNA:
- the glgA gene encoding glycogen synthase — MRVELLTRDYPSQTRGEAGGHTVELTRALRRRIRVRVRCFHTERAEPDTYAYRGPEGHEQGYSAFQFLGAGLGMADDCFDADLVHSHTWATNAAGHVAGRLYGIPHVMTMQDKELLGAGHESEAAEERPDGRHALSGWMERASAHEADALIAESDATRETILALYPEVARERTHVIRPGVDTELWWPDHGAAVLDRFGIDPAKPIVMFAGPVTRRKGLPHLLRAAFLFRPDAQLVLCCEQPKSPEVAREVDELIDELSRRRAGVFRINSTLDQLGMRQLLAHATLFACPSVREATGAVNLKAMACGTPVVATAVGSIPEFVEHGDTGLLVRYEQHEDGSGEPVDRERFAFDLAHSVNVLLDDPELAARLGEAGRRRAVQDFSWDGAAERTLAVYQHLTADR, encoded by the coding sequence ATGCGCGTCGAACTCCTCACGAGGGACTACCCCTCCCAGACGCGCGGGGAGGCGGGCGGCCACACCGTCGAGCTGACCCGGGCGCTGCGTCGCCGGATCAGGGTCAGGGTCCGGTGTTTCCACACCGAGCGGGCGGAGCCCGACACGTACGCCTACCGGGGGCCGGAGGGCCATGAGCAGGGCTACAGCGCCTTCCAGTTCCTGGGCGCGGGGCTGGGGATGGCCGACGACTGCTTCGACGCCGATCTGGTGCACAGTCACACCTGGGCCACCAACGCGGCGGGTCACGTCGCCGGGCGGCTTTACGGGATTCCGCACGTGATGACCATGCAGGACAAGGAGTTGCTCGGGGCCGGCCACGAGTCCGAGGCCGCCGAGGAGCGGCCGGACGGGCGGCACGCGCTCTCCGGGTGGATGGAGCGGGCCTCCGCCCACGAGGCGGACGCGTTGATCGCCGAGTCGGACGCCACCCGGGAGACCATCCTCGCGCTCTACCCCGAGGTCGCCCGGGAGCGGACGCACGTGATCCGTCCCGGTGTCGACACCGAGCTCTGGTGGCCGGATCACGGGGCGGCCGTGCTGGACCGTTTCGGGATCGACCCGGCCAAGCCGATCGTCATGTTCGCCGGCCCGGTGACCAGGCGCAAAGGCTTGCCGCACCTGCTCCGCGCGGCCTTCCTGTTCCGTCCGGACGCCCAGCTGGTGCTCTGCTGCGAGCAGCCGAAGAGCCCCGAGGTCGCCCGCGAGGTCGACGAGCTGATCGACGAGTTGAGCCGGCGGCGGGCGGGGGTCTTCCGGATCAACAGCACCCTCGACCAGCTCGGCATGCGCCAACTCCTGGCGCACGCCACCCTGTTCGCCTGCCCTTCGGTGCGCGAGGCGACCGGGGCCGTCAACCTCAAGGCGATGGCCTGCGGCACGCCCGTGGTGGCGACGGCGGTCGGCAGCATCCCCGAGTTCGTCGAGCACGGCGACACCGGGCTGCTGGTCCGCTACGAGCAGCACGAGGACGGCAGCGGCGAGCCGGTGGACCGCGAGCGGTTCGCCTTCGACCTGGCGCACTCGGTCAACGTCCTGCTGGACGACCCGGAGTTGGCGGCTCGGCTCGGCGAGGCGGGCCGGCGGCGGGCCGTCCAGGACTTCTCCTGGGACGGCGCGGCGGAGCGCACGCTGGCCGTGTACCAGCACCTCACCGCCGACCGGTAG
- a CDS encoding Nif11-like leader peptide family natural product precursor, whose translation MSQQSFAEFLLALQDDDAMLRRYRHRDLHSLSRLALSEGYDFTAEDILSGVLALEMAVVLLKEAEGGDGIGSLWRDRWGTTYLEYLVDKVAGRFTEIELHRLLVEDGQTA comes from the coding sequence ATGTCCCAGCAGAGTTTCGCCGAGTTCCTGCTCGCGCTCCAGGACGACGACGCGATGCTCCGGCGGTACCGCCACCGGGATCTGCACAGTCTCTCCCGGCTCGCCCTGAGCGAAGGGTACGACTTCACGGCGGAGGACATCCTCTCCGGGGTGCTCGCGCTGGAGATGGCCGTCGTGCTGCTCAAGGAGGCCGAGGGCGGCGACGGCATCGGCAGCCTCTGGCGCGACCGCTGGGGCACCACCTACCTCGAGTACCTGGTCGACAAGGTGGCCGGCCGCTTCACCGAGATCGAGCTGCACCGCCTCCTGGTCGAGGACGGCCAGACCGCCTGA
- a CDS encoding SDR family NAD(P)-dependent oxidoreductase codes for MSVSPPLAQLTALVIDGASGPGRIVSSRLSAAGASVAIVTVADGGSAAYLSKELSGLGLTALPYQVDLADRGSMEQLLADVTHDLGPLDLLVNLLPESAAAAGPTTAAGAVSAGEAAGETGQGGEERAQLRMALLDVLATACRGGRLIQLAGPAAPPLEALAQVRIDTVPLPYPLPNGWADPQLPASAHHAVANAVLLLLGIPAVEPDAEVDGICQDGLWG; via the coding sequence GTGTCCGTCTCCCCGCCCCTGGCTCAGCTCACCGCCCTCGTCATCGACGGGGCGAGCGGGCCCGGAAGGATCGTCAGCAGCCGCCTGTCGGCGGCGGGAGCCAGCGTCGCGATCGTCACGGTCGCGGACGGCGGCAGCGCCGCGTACCTCAGCAAGGAGCTCTCCGGTCTCGGCCTGACGGCGCTGCCGTACCAGGTCGACCTGGCCGACCGGGGCAGCATGGAGCAACTGCTGGCCGACGTGACCCACGATCTCGGGCCGCTCGACCTGCTGGTCAACCTGCTGCCCGAATCGGCCGCGGCGGCCGGACCGACCACGGCGGCCGGGGCGGTCTCGGCGGGCGAGGCAGCGGGCGAAACGGGCCAAGGAGGCGAGGAGCGGGCGCAGTTGAGGATGGCGCTGCTCGACGTGCTGGCGACGGCCTGCCGGGGCGGCCGGCTGATCCAGCTGGCCGGGCCGGCCGCGCCACCGCTGGAGGCACTGGCCCAGGTGCGGATCGACACCGTGCCGCTCCCGTACCCGCTGCCGAACGGCTGGGCCGATCCGCAGCTGCCCGCCTCGGCGCACCACGCCGTCGCCAACGCCGTCCTGCTGCTGCTCGGCATTCCGGCGGTCGAACCGGACGCCGAGGTGGACGGGATATGCCAGGACGGGCTTTGGGGCTGA
- a CDS encoding LuxR C-terminal-related transcriptional regulator, which translates to MSDGAELDQRSLAVYRAVLLHREADTTALAKRLDLPESQVRETVSRLIDLALLAPSWEHPGRLRAVSPTLGLEVLLQREQQELAQRQHRIEQNRAALASLAAEYTAQSQAGGLEDTELLRGIDQIRTRLETLAESCLHESLAFHPDGALPVESIEASRPLNERALARGVRFRTIYLDSVARDRTTREHAKWMAERGSEIRTSPTLPMRLLVIDGTTAVVAGPRHLEQPTALILHSLVVVQAIRALFEAYWEHATPMGRPVVPVNGGLTPQERELLRLLASGLTDDAVARALGIGVRTERRIVAELMERLDASSRFEAGVKAARLNWI; encoded by the coding sequence ATGTCCGACGGTGCTGAACTGGACCAGAGATCGCTCGCCGTCTACCGAGCGGTACTGCTGCACAGAGAAGCCGACACCACCGCCCTGGCGAAGCGGCTCGATCTCCCCGAGTCCCAGGTGCGCGAGACGGTTTCCCGCCTGATCGACCTCGCCCTGCTCGCGCCCTCCTGGGAGCACCCCGGCCGGCTGCGCGCCGTGAGCCCGACGCTCGGGCTCGAGGTGCTGCTCCAGCGCGAACAGCAGGAGTTGGCCCAGCGTCAGCACCGGATCGAGCAGAACCGGGCCGCCCTCGCCTCGCTCGCCGCCGAGTACACGGCGCAGAGCCAGGCCGGTGGCCTGGAGGACACCGAGTTGCTGCGCGGCATCGACCAGATCCGCACCCGGCTGGAGACGCTGGCCGAGAGCTGCCTGCACGAATCCCTGGCGTTCCACCCGGACGGCGCCCTGCCGGTCGAATCCATCGAAGCCTCAAGACCGCTGAACGAAAGGGCACTTGCCCGAGGAGTGCGATTCCGCACCATCTACCTGGACAGCGTCGCCCGGGATCGCACCACCCGCGAGCACGCGAAGTGGATGGCCGAACGCGGCAGTGAGATCCGCACCTCGCCCACGCTCCCGATGCGGCTGCTGGTCATCGACGGCACGACGGCGGTGGTCGCCGGGCCTCGTCACCTGGAGCAGCCGACCGCGCTGATCCTGCACAGTCTGGTGGTCGTGCAGGCCATCCGGGCGCTCTTCGAGGCGTACTGGGAGCACGCGACCCCGATGGGACGACCGGTGGTACCGGTCAACGGCGGGCTCACCCCGCAGGAACGCGAACTGTTGAGGCTGCTCGCCTCCGGGCTCACCGACGACGCGGTGGCACGCGCACTGGGCATCGGCGTCCGCACCGAACGGCGGATCGTCGCCGAGCTGATGGAGCGCCTCGACGCCTCCAGCCGATTCGAGGCCGGGGTCAAAGCAGCTCGTCTGAACTGGATTTGA
- a CDS encoding carbohydrate kinase, producing MSEFLVIGESVADIVRRPGEPEVTYPGGSPANVAYGLARLGRATALLTELGQDPGGRLIAGHLAGGGVEVLAAGGPGQRTSSAVVTLDGAGKPAYQLDVHWTLDAAQLPPRLGELRPSHVHVGSVAALLAPGGERARALAERLAGGASVSYDPNVRPALLGEPAAAVSAVERWVALAGVVKASDEDVAWLYPGRSLGEVAGRWLESGVGLVLLTRGAEGAEGHTRGGARAEVPAAPAEVADTVGAGDAFMAATLDALATRGLLGPLARPALAALTEADLTAVLGHAARAAALTVSRPGANPPNRAELPAG from the coding sequence ATGAGCGAGTTCCTGGTGATCGGCGAGAGCGTCGCGGACATCGTCCGGCGGCCCGGTGAGCCCGAGGTCACGTACCCCGGCGGCAGCCCCGCCAATGTCGCGTACGGGCTGGCCCGGCTCGGCCGGGCCACCGCGCTGCTCACCGAGCTGGGGCAGGATCCGGGTGGGCGGTTGATCGCCGGGCACCTGGCGGGCGGTGGTGTGGAGGTGCTGGCGGCCGGCGGGCCCGGTCAGCGCACCTCCTCGGCCGTGGTGACGCTGGACGGTGCCGGGAAGCCCGCCTACCAGCTGGACGTGCACTGGACGCTCGACGCGGCACAGCTGCCGCCCCGGCTCGGCGAGTTGCGTCCCTCGCATGTGCATGTGGGCTCGGTGGCAGCGCTGTTGGCGCCGGGCGGGGAGCGGGCCCGGGCGCTGGCGGAGCGGCTGGCGGGCGGGGCCTCGGTCAGTTACGACCCGAACGTGCGGCCGGCCCTGCTGGGGGAGCCGGCCGCGGCGGTGTCGGCGGTGGAGCGGTGGGTGGCGCTGGCCGGGGTGGTGAAGGCCAGCGACGAGGACGTGGCCTGGCTGTACCCGGGGCGCTCGCTCGGCGAGGTGGCCGGCCGCTGGCTGGAGTCGGGGGTCGGGTTGGTGCTGCTCACCCGGGGCGCCGAGGGAGCGGAGGGCCACACCCGGGGTGGCGCCAGGGCTGAGGTGCCGGCGGCCCCGGCCGAGGTGGCGGACACCGTCGGCGCCGGGGACGCGTTCATGGCCGCCACGCTCGACGCCCTGGCCACCCGCGGCCTGCTCGGTCCGCTCGCCCGCCCGGCCCTGGCCGCCCTCACCGAGGCCGACCTGACCGCCGTCCTCGGCCACGCGGCCCGCGCCGCCGCCCTCACCGTCTCCCGCCCCGGGGCCAACCCGCCGAACCGCGCGGAACTCCCGGCCGGCTGA
- the glgX gene encoding glycogen debranching protein GlgX — MRRYSRPDAPGRPAGASGGLFGQAALPSVLPGRPQPLGAVPDAGGVNFSVFSQHASSVELLLFDAHDAPAPSRVITLDPERHRTFHFWHCHVAGLRPGQVYAYRMDGPGPARESGTRFAPRKVLLDPYARANVNTLWDRLRAVGPEDNCASSMRSTVVDLAGYDWEGVQPPRTPLTETVLYELHVGGFTASPTSRTVHPGTFSAVVEKIPHLLELGVTAVQLMPVFDFDERRVLRTGPDGAPLHDYWGYAPFGFFAPHTGYCSDPLAGTHVTEFRDMVKALHRAGIEVILDVTFTHTSEGDENGPTISFRGQANETYYHLWPQDRRRYMDFTGRGNAINANHPAVAKLVIECLEYWVTEHHVDGFRFGLASELARGDGGSELEVPPVLWAVELSSVLTEAKIIAEPWDGGGIYQVGHFPGKRWLQWNGPYRDDVRRFVRGEGGLLRSLAHRLGGSPDVFRGQGQLPTNSVNFVTCHEGFTLNDLVSYDHRHNLANGQAGVDGAAENFSWNCGIEGPTEDPAVERLRARQVRNLLALLLLSRGVPMLLAGDEFRNSQGGNNNADCQPNETSWLDWDQAAKEEDLRRFVREMIALRRRHEALSRAQFYPQCAAVERAASQAAAVRRGEVRAAGAPARPTDGPSEAVWHGTRLGKPGWDDPEARVLALTLAGRGGRPDLHLILNMSDKAQEFELPADRGGAWLRLVDTARPAPEDILPPGSEAPVEGLGYVAEGHSIVVLVAADAPLDSD; from the coding sequence ATGCGTAGGTACAGTCGGCCGGATGCCCCGGGCCGTCCGGCCGGTGCTTCCGGTGGGCTGTTCGGGCAGGCGGCGTTGCCCTCGGTGCTGCCCGGTCGGCCCCAGCCGCTGGGTGCCGTCCCCGATGCGGGCGGGGTGAACTTCTCGGTCTTCTCGCAGCACGCGAGCTCGGTGGAGCTGCTGCTCTTCGACGCGCACGACGCCCCGGCGCCGAGCCGGGTGATCACGCTCGACCCGGAGCGCCACCGCACCTTCCACTTCTGGCACTGCCACGTCGCCGGGCTGCGCCCCGGCCAGGTCTACGCGTACCGGATGGACGGCCCCGGCCCGGCGCGGGAGTCGGGCACCCGGTTCGCGCCGCGCAAGGTGCTGCTCGACCCCTACGCCCGGGCCAACGTCAACACGCTCTGGGACCGGCTGCGGGCGGTCGGCCCGGAGGACAACTGCGCGTCCTCGATGCGCAGCACCGTGGTCGACCTGGCCGGCTACGACTGGGAGGGCGTGCAGCCCCCGCGCACCCCGCTCACCGAGACCGTCCTCTATGAGCTGCACGTGGGCGGCTTCACCGCCTCGCCGACCTCCCGCACCGTCCACCCGGGCACCTTCTCGGCCGTGGTCGAGAAGATCCCGCACCTGCTCGAGCTCGGCGTGACCGCCGTGCAGCTGATGCCGGTCTTCGACTTCGACGAGCGCCGGGTGCTGCGCACCGGGCCGGACGGCGCCCCGCTGCACGACTACTGGGGCTACGCCCCGTTCGGGTTCTTCGCCCCGCACACCGGCTACTGCTCGGACCCGCTCGCGGGCACCCACGTCACCGAGTTCCGCGACATGGTCAAGGCGCTGCACCGGGCCGGCATCGAGGTGATCCTCGACGTGACCTTCACCCACACCTCGGAGGGCGACGAGAACGGGCCGACGATCAGCTTCCGGGGCCAGGCGAACGAGACCTACTACCACCTGTGGCCGCAGGACCGCCGCCGCTACATGGACTTCACCGGGCGGGGCAACGCGATCAACGCCAACCACCCGGCGGTGGCCAAGCTGGTGATCGAGTGCCTGGAGTACTGGGTGACCGAGCACCACGTGGACGGCTTCCGGTTCGGCCTGGCCTCGGAGTTGGCGCGCGGGGACGGCGGCTCCGAGCTGGAGGTGCCGCCGGTGCTCTGGGCGGTGGAGCTGTCCAGCGTGCTCACCGAGGCGAAGATCATCGCCGAGCCCTGGGACGGCGGCGGGATCTACCAGGTGGGCCACTTCCCCGGGAAGCGCTGGCTGCAGTGGAACGGGCCGTACCGGGACGACGTGCGGCGGTTCGTCCGCGGCGAGGGCGGGCTGCTGCGCAGTCTCGCGCACCGGCTCGGCGGCTCGCCCGACGTGTTCCGCGGCCAAGGCCAACTGCCCACCAACAGCGTCAACTTCGTGACTTGCCACGAGGGCTTCACGCTCAACGACCTGGTCAGCTACGACCATCGCCACAACCTGGCCAACGGCCAGGCGGGGGTGGACGGCGCGGCCGAGAACTTCAGCTGGAACTGCGGCATCGAGGGCCCGACCGAGGACCCGGCCGTCGAGCGGCTGCGGGCCCGGCAGGTCCGCAACCTCCTGGCGCTGCTGCTGCTCAGCCGGGGCGTGCCGATGCTGCTGGCCGGAGACGAGTTCCGCAACAGCCAGGGCGGCAACAACAACGCCGACTGCCAGCCGAACGAGACCTCCTGGCTGGACTGGGACCAGGCCGCCAAGGAGGAGGACCTGCGGCGCTTCGTCCGGGAGATGATCGCGCTGCGGCGGCGGCACGAGGCGCTGTCGCGGGCCCAGTTCTACCCGCAGTGCGCGGCCGTCGAGCGGGCGGCGAGTCAGGCCGCCGCGGTGCGACGTGGCGAGGTGCGGGCGGCTGGTGCGCCGGCTCGGCCGACCGACGGGCCGTCGGAGGCGGTCTGGCACGGCACCCGCTTGGGCAAGCCCGGCTGGGACGACCCGGAGGCCCGGGTGCTGGCCTTAACGCTGGCCGGTCGAGGCGGCCGGCCGGATCTGCACCTGATCCTCAATATGTCTGACAAGGCCCAGGAGTTCGAGCTGCCCGCCGATCGCGGGGGCGCCTGGCTACGACTGGTCGACACCGCGAGGCCCGCGCCGGAGGACATCCTCCCGCCGGGCTCGGAGGCCCCGGTGGAGGGGCTCGGCTACGTGGCCGAGGGTCACAGCATCGTCGTCCTGGTGGCGGCCGATGCCCCGCTCGACTCCGACTGA